In Chloroflexota bacterium, one genomic interval encodes:
- a CDS encoding thiolase family protein: protein MRYLHDYNVTPETLGKIAITHRRHALLNPKSIMKSPITMEDYLSSRWVSKPFRLLDCCLETDVAAALIVTSRERAYDLRHPPVFIMGGTARVMAPTPSWNYSRDVIHEVAGFYGRNRMFGMSGIGPEDVDITSSYDAFTFTTLIQLEAYGFAPRGEAAAYIAEGNIMIDGRRPNNLSGGHLSEGYTHGISMVIENVRQLRHRADDLCPRWREGIHTYDRTKGCRQAKRAKIAACLGWGMETMSSTCVLRGQ, encoded by the coding sequence ATGCGGTATCTGCACGATTACAACGTGACGCCGGAGACTTTGGGGAAGATCGCGATCACGCACCGTCGGCACGCGCTGCTGAACCCGAAGTCCATCATGAAATCGCCGATCACGATGGAGGACTATCTCTCCTCGCGATGGGTCTCGAAGCCGTTCCGCCTGTTGGACTGCTGCTTGGAGACGGACGTGGCGGCGGCGCTTATCGTGACCTCACGGGAGCGGGCCTACGACCTGCGGCACCCGCCGGTCTTTATCATGGGCGGAACGGCCCGGGTGATGGCGCCGACGCCTTCCTGGAATTACAGCCGGGATGTGATCCACGAGGTCGCCGGCTTCTACGGGCGCAACAGGATGTTCGGGATGTCCGGCATCGGGCCGGAGGATGTGGACATCACGTCTTCGTACGATGCGTTCACGTTCACGACGCTGATCCAGCTGGAGGCGTACGGCTTCGCGCCCAGAGGAGAGGCGGCGGCGTACATCGCCGAGGGGAACATCATGATTGACGGGCGGCGGCCGAACAACCTTTCGGGAGGGCATCTCTCGGAGGGGTATACGCACGGCATCAGCATGGTGATCGAGAATGTGCGGCAGCTGCGCCACCGGGCGGACGATTTGTGCCCGCGCTGGCGAGAGGGGATCCACACGTACGACCGCACGAAGGGATGCCGCCAGGCGAAGCGGGCGAAGATCGCGGCGTGCCTGGGCTGGGGCATGGAGACGATGTCCAGCACGTGCGTGCTGCGGGGGCAGTAG
- a CDS encoding acyl-CoA dehydrogenase encodes MDFRLSPEDEAFRREVRQFLEENLPPDWSATFGDESSDYDAVDARMRKALVKKGWMTLAWPKEYGGMGASHMKQMVFNEELAYSGAPGRDRQGLGLVGPCLIVHGTEEQKREHLPKIARGEVLWCQGFSEPGAGSDLASLQTKAVRDGDDYIINGSKIWTSYAHRADWMHILTRTDPSSPKHKGISYFLLDMKTPGIEVRPLLNMTGRRGFNQVFFTNVRVPAHNILGQENRGWYVATTTLDFERSGINFSAQLRRMLEDFTASLKSLPPSSPSSLTHSRVRLRLAELSIAILVGRNLSYRVVSMQSKGRIPNMEASMSKLYSTELTQYVSRGLMDILGLSGQLLQGPRAPFGGRAPMQYMGNMAQTIGGGTSEVQRNVIAQRGLGLPRDS; translated from the coding sequence ATGGATTTCCGCCTTAGCCCGGAAGACGAAGCCTTCCGCCGGGAAGTGCGCCAGTTCCTCGAGGAGAATCTCCCTCCCGATTGGAGCGCCACCTTCGGCGATGAAAGCTCGGACTACGATGCCGTGGATGCCCGGATGCGCAAGGCCCTGGTGAAAAAGGGCTGGATGACCCTCGCCTGGCCCAAGGAATACGGCGGCATGGGCGCCTCCCACATGAAACAGATGGTCTTCAATGAAGAGCTCGCCTATTCCGGCGCCCCCGGCCGCGATCGCCAGGGCCTCGGCCTCGTCGGCCCCTGCCTCATCGTTCACGGAACGGAAGAGCAGAAGCGCGAGCACCTGCCCAAGATCGCCAGGGGCGAAGTCCTTTGGTGCCAGGGCTTCAGCGAGCCCGGCGCAGGCTCCGATCTCGCCTCACTCCAGACCAAGGCCGTCCGCGATGGCGACGACTACATCATCAACGGCTCCAAGATTTGGACCAGCTACGCCCACCGCGCCGACTGGATGCACATCCTCACCCGCACCGACCCCTCCTCTCCAAAGCACAAAGGCATCAGCTACTTCCTCCTCGATATGAAGACCCCTGGCATAGAAGTGCGCCCCCTCCTCAACATGACGGGTCGGCGCGGATTCAACCAAGTCTTCTTCACCAACGTCCGCGTTCCTGCCCACAACATCCTCGGCCAGGAGAACCGGGGCTGGTACGTCGCCACCACCACCTTGGACTTCGAGCGCTCCGGTATCAACTTCTCTGCCCAGCTCCGCCGCATGCTGGAAGACTTCACCGCCTCCCTCAAGAGCCTGCCGCCCTCCAGCCCCTCCTCCCTCACCCACAGCCGCGTCCGGCTTCGCCTCGCCGAGCTCTCCATCGCCATCCTCGTCGGCCGCAACCTCTCCTACCGCGTCGTCTCCATGCAAAGCAAGGGCCGGATCCCCAACATGGAGGCCTCCATGAGCAAGCTCTACAGCACAGAGCTCACCCAGTACGTCTCCCGCGGCCTCATGGACATCCTGGGCCTCTCCGGCCAGCTCCTCCAAGGACCTCGCGCCCCCTTCGGCGGCCGCGCCCCCATGCAATACATGGGCAACATGGCCCAGACCATCGGCGGCGGCACCTCGGAAGTCCAGCGCAACGTCATCGCCCAGCGCGGCCTCGGCCTCCCCCGCGATAGCTAA
- a CDS encoding 4-hydroxybutyrate CoA transferase: protein MPTRLIAERSMNDWREYYRTRTVTPEQAVAIIKSGHRVAFTTGNEPTALSLALLARAPDLRGVTLFLPTPSRDFGWYDEGFEQNFTIEVGYILPVVREMVAQRRADYNVQTLRVEYGPFDRPADVALVELSPPDEQGKCSFGASLWNKKAEVMSAKVVLAEVNDRLIRTGGENAIHVSEIDYFVPHATTGRAPGATDLLGRKQAEPEQAEQEIGRHVASLIRDGDTLQIGVGSTSEWVARLGVLDGKSDLGWHSETTPNGIIKLVRKGVITGKRKTRHAGKVVCTAVGGGDIEDMRFVNGNSLFELYPAAYILDPRVISSHDNMVAINSAVAVDLTGQIAAESLGPTMVSGSGGHLAFATGANLSKGGRYICVMPSTAKDGKVSRITAAHAQGSIVTVPRTLAHYVVTEHGIADLRGRSQRGRAEALIAIAHPDFRQELRAAAKRLYWP from the coding sequence GTGCCCACCCGTCTCATCGCGGAACGCTCCATGAACGATTGGCGTGAATACTACCGAACGCGCACGGTGACGCCCGAACAGGCCGTCGCCATTATCAAGTCGGGCCACCGCGTGGCCTTTACCACCGGCAACGAGCCGACGGCCCTTTCGCTCGCCCTATTGGCGCGCGCCCCGGATCTGCGAGGCGTGACGCTCTTTCTCCCCACGCCCAGCCGAGACTTCGGCTGGTACGACGAGGGCTTTGAGCAGAACTTCACGATAGAGGTCGGCTACATCCTTCCCGTGGTGCGGGAGATGGTGGCCCAGCGCCGCGCCGATTACAACGTCCAGACGCTGCGCGTGGAGTACGGGCCGTTCGACCGCCCTGCGGACGTGGCGCTGGTGGAGCTTTCGCCGCCTGACGAGCAGGGGAAATGCAGCTTCGGCGCGTCGCTCTGGAACAAGAAGGCCGAGGTGATGAGCGCGAAGGTGGTCCTGGCCGAGGTGAACGACCGTCTTATCCGCACCGGCGGGGAGAACGCCATCCATGTCTCCGAGATCGATTACTTTGTGCCCCACGCCACTACGGGACGCGCCCCTGGAGCCACCGATCTCCTTGGCCGCAAGCAGGCGGAGCCGGAGCAGGCAGAGCAGGAGATAGGGCGGCATGTGGCGAGCTTGATCCGGGACGGCGATACGCTGCAGATCGGCGTGGGGAGCACCTCCGAATGGGTGGCGCGCCTCGGCGTCTTGGACGGCAAGAGCGACCTTGGCTGGCACTCCGAGACCACACCCAACGGCATCATCAAGCTGGTGCGGAAGGGTGTCATCACCGGCAAGCGCAAGACGCGGCATGCCGGGAAGGTGGTCTGCACGGCCGTTGGCGGCGGCGACATCGAAGACATGCGCTTTGTGAATGGCAACTCTCTCTTTGAGCTGTATCCCGCCGCATATATCCTCGATCCACGTGTCATCTCCTCTCATGACAACATGGTCGCCATCAACAGCGCCGTTGCCGTGGACCTCACGGGCCAGATCGCCGCCGAATCCCTGGGTCCGACGATGGTGAGCGGCAGCGGCGGGCACCTGGCCTTCGCCACCGGGGCGAACCTCTCCAAGGGTGGGCGGTATATCTGCGTGATGCCCTCCACGGCAAAGGATGGGAAGGTCTCGCGCATCACCGCCGCCCACGCCCAGGGAAGCATCGTCACCGTGCCGCGCACATTGGCGCACTACGTGGTGACGGAGCACGGCATCGCCGATCTGCGAGGCAGGAGCCAGCGCGGGCGGGCGGAGGCGCTTATCGCGATCGCCCACCCGGACTTCCGCCAGGAGCTGCGCGCCGCGGCAAAGAGACTCTATTGGCCATAA
- a CDS encoding acyl dehydratase gives MSKQSESKVLAEGRIDEAALMVFRERVGMKLRVSNVFNEHVTPEAIRKFVNGIGDTNPLFRDEEYAKETRYKRLVAPISWVYSVYPTWVLQGLPGVHAFHSGNDWEFYKPIFSGDKITPEATFTGFEEKQSEFAGKFIMEYQEAKFINQRGELVSKAKTWLVRAERPAARKKGKYKGITLPHPWSEQELQKVEKDVLAEKPRGAEPRYWEDVKVGQELEPVTKGPLGLTDIVAYCIGSAPVQVLAHGAALREYKRHPAWAFRDPDTGAWEPVYSVHYNKQAAASAGLPYPYDAGAERHAWHLNLFTNWMGDDGWLKKNYGEYRKFVYLSDAVKFGGKVTKKYRDADGEPCVDIEAWAINQRGENVMPGRGTVVLPSREKKYWPLEKRLK, from the coding sequence ATGTCCAAGCAATCTGAGTCCAAGGTCCTTGCCGAGGGGCGCATAGACGAAGCGGCGCTCATGGTCTTCCGCGAGCGCGTCGGCATGAAGCTGCGCGTCTCCAACGTCTTCAACGAGCACGTCACGCCCGAAGCTATCCGCAAGTTCGTCAACGGCATCGGCGATACGAATCCCCTCTTTCGTGACGAGGAGTATGCCAAGGAGACGCGCTACAAGCGGCTCGTCGCGCCCATCAGCTGGGTCTACAGCGTCTACCCCACGTGGGTCTTGCAGGGCCTCCCCGGCGTCCATGCCTTCCACTCCGGCAACGACTGGGAGTTCTACAAGCCCATCTTCTCGGGGGACAAGATCACGCCGGAGGCGACCTTCACCGGGTTCGAGGAGAAGCAGAGCGAGTTCGCGGGCAAGTTCATCATGGAGTACCAGGAGGCCAAGTTCATCAACCAGCGGGGCGAGCTGGTCTCCAAGGCCAAGACGTGGCTTGTCCGCGCGGAGCGTCCGGCGGCGCGCAAGAAGGGCAAGTACAAGGGCATCACCCTGCCGCATCCGTGGTCTGAACAGGAATTGCAGAAAGTGGAGAAGGATGTGCTTGCGGAGAAGCCGCGAGGGGCCGAGCCGCGCTACTGGGAGGATGTGAAGGTTGGGCAAGAGCTGGAGCCGGTGACGAAAGGCCCCCTGGGCTTAACGGACATCGTCGCCTACTGCATCGGCTCTGCGCCGGTCCAGGTGCTGGCCCACGGCGCGGCGCTGCGCGAGTACAAGCGTCACCCGGCCTGGGCCTTCCGCGACCCGGACACGGGCGCGTGGGAGCCGGTCTATAGCGTCCACTACAACAAGCAGGCCGCCGCCTCCGCCGGACTGCCCTACCCGTACGATGCCGGGGCCGAGCGCCATGCCTGGCATCTCAACCTCTTCACCAACTGGATGGGCGATGACGGCTGGCTGAAGAAGAACTACGGCGAGTACCGGAAGTTCGTCTATCTCTCAGACGCGGTGAAGTTCGGCGGCAAGGTGACGAAGAAGTACAGAGACGCCGACGGCGAGCCGTGTGTGGACATCGAGGCGTGGGCGATCAACCAGCGCGGCGAAAACGTGATGCCGGGGCGCGGGACCGTCGTCCTGCCTTCCCGGGAGAAGAAATACTGGCCCCTGGAGAAGCGGCTGAAGTAG
- a CDS encoding YggS family pyridoxal phosphate-dependent enzyme has translation MSILTNIRTVQRRIEAAARRAGRAPGSVTLIAVTKSAAPEEARAAYGAGIRHFGENRVQDAEGRMEALAAIRDSVTWHMVGHLQTNKVPAAARLFAIIHSVDSIRLGQVLDRRFHERRPVLLEVNIAGEATKHGLREGELPQALDALSRCANLDIRGLMTMAPQVQDPEQARPVFRRLRELARQFGLPELSMGMTDDFEVAIEEGATMVRIGRAIFGPRST, from the coding sequence ATGTCCATTCTCACCAACATCCGCACCGTCCAGCGCCGGATAGAGGCCGCCGCCCGCCGGGCGGGGCGCGCCCCTGGATCGGTGACCCTCATTGCCGTTACTAAGTCGGCCGCTCCGGAGGAGGCGCGCGCCGCCTACGGTGCCGGGATACGCCACTTCGGCGAGAACCGGGTCCAGGATGCCGAAGGGCGTATGGAGGCCCTGGCCGCCATTCGTGACTCCGTCACCTGGCACATGGTCGGCCACCTGCAGACGAACAAGGTTCCGGCTGCGGCGCGCCTCTTTGCTATAATCCACAGTGTTGACTCCATCCGCCTGGGCCAGGTGTTGGACCGCCGATTTCACGAGCGGCGGCCCGTTCTGCTGGAGGTCAACATCGCAGGGGAGGCGACGAAGCACGGCCTCCGCGAGGGCGAATTGCCCCAAGCGCTGGATGCCCTCTCCCGGTGCGCCAACCTGGACATCCGTGGGCTGATGACGATGGCCCCGCAGGTGCAGGACCCGGAGCAGGCGCGGCCGGTCTTCCGGCGGCTCAGGGAACTGGCCCGGCAGTTCGGACTGCCCGAGCTTTCGATGGGAATGACGGACGATTTTGAGGTGGCGATAGAAGAGGGGGCGACGATGGTGCGCATCGGACGCGCCATCTTCGGCCCACGAAGTACGTAG
- a CDS encoding pyrroline-5-carboxylate reductase, whose translation MRIGFVGGGTMAEAILSGLLKKKVATAKDVTVSDIVAVRRDYLKKRYGVAVTDKNTAVLPKADVVVLAVKPQQLDEVLAGLKGRLSKGQAVLSIVAGASIEQISSGLGHKAIVRSMPNTPGQFGVGITAWTATPQVSEARKAQVRQVLAALGEEVLVAGEKYIDIATAISGSGPAYVFLFIEAITDAGVYLGMTREMAHKLAVQTVLGSGVMAAQSGKSPSSLREQVTSPGGTTAEALRVLEGGGFRALMHEAVVAAYQKAVDLREGHH comes from the coding sequence GTGCGCATAGGATTCGTCGGCGGCGGAACGATGGCGGAGGCCATCTTGTCCGGCCTCCTCAAGAAAAAAGTCGCGACGGCTAAGGATGTCACCGTGAGTGACATCGTCGCCGTGCGCCGCGATTACCTCAAGAAGCGGTACGGCGTCGCCGTAACGGACAAAAATACCGCCGTCCTGCCGAAGGCGGACGTTGTTGTCCTGGCGGTGAAACCCCAGCAGCTGGACGAGGTGCTGGCCGGGCTGAAGGGCAGATTGAGCAAGGGGCAGGCCGTCCTCTCCATCGTCGCTGGAGCGTCCATTGAGCAGATATCGAGCGGCCTCGGCCACAAGGCCATCGTGCGCTCCATGCCGAACACGCCGGGCCAGTTCGGCGTGGGCATAACGGCGTGGACGGCCACGCCCCAGGTGAGCGAGGCGCGCAAGGCCCAGGTGAGGCAGGTCCTTGCCGCCCTCGGCGAAGAGGTCTTGGTCGCCGGGGAGAAGTATATTGACATCGCGACGGCCATCAGCGGCAGCGGCCCCGCCTACGTCTTCCTCTTTATCGAGGCGATCACGGATGCCGGCGTCTACCTGGGCATGACGCGGGAGATGGCCCACAAGCTGGCGGTGCAGACGGTGCTGGGCAGCGGCGTTATGGCCGCCCAGTCAGGCAAGTCGCCGTCCTCCCTGCGGGAGCAGGTCACATCGCCCGGGGGAACGACGGCCGAGGCCCTGCGCGTCCTGGAGGGCGGCGGCTTCCGCGCGCTCATGCATGAGGCGGTGGTGGCGGCATACCAGAAGGCCGTTGACCTTCGAGAGGGACACCACTAA